The window GCTGGAGACGCTGACGCGCGAGCCGTTCCTGTCGCAAGTCCAGCTCTCGCCTGACGGTGAGCACATGGCGGCGTTGTCCAGCCTCGATGGCGAGACCACGCAGATCGCGATTTGGCGCACTGGCGCGCTCAACGAAAATCCGCGTCGCTTTGGCATTGGCGGCGCCGCTGCGCGCCAGAATGTGGACTTCTCGTCAATCCAATGGGTCTCGAACGATCGCCTGCTGGTGCTGATGCAACAGCCGGTGCGCGTGGGGTCGGGCAGCGAAGGCCGATTCTACACAGCCATGGCGCGTTTCGTGAACCTTGATGGCTCACAATGGATTGAGCCGCTCGCGCAGGGCGGACGCCGCACCGAGATGGAGCGTTTCGCCGACAAATTCTTGTCGGTGCAATTGATCGATACGCTGCCGCGCGAGCCCAATCACGTTCTGATGCTGCGCTCGACGATGGATGAAGACGCGATTTATCGTGTCGATGTTCGCACGGGTCGCGGCGAAGTGGTGCAACGCATCAGCTCGCGCGAAGGCATTCTGCCGATCGTGGATTCCGCCGGCCGCGTGCGTTTGAAGCAGACGATCGATTTCGTCGACGGCGATTGGACGATCGGTTTCGAAATCGCTGACGCCAACGGTACGTGGCAACGTCACGACGCGCTGACCTACACGGCGCGCGCGCGTCGCGGCCTCACGGCGCTTGGTTTTGATCCACAAAACGAAGACATCGTGGTCTTCCTCGACGACCAGAACCGCGACCTCGCTTACGTTCGCGGCTACAGCATTTCGCAGCGCGCGTTTGTCGAGGACATGTTCCAGCATCCGCAATACGAAGCGTCCGGTGTGATCATGGATCGCCCGGGCCTCGTGCCGGCCAGCATTGTTGGTTTCCGTTATAATGGCGATGCGGAGCGTTCGTTCTATACGGATCCGACCTATCGCGCTTTGGCGGAGAGCATTGAGCGCCGCCTGCCTGGCCGCATCGTCCGCATCGGGCCGCGCAACGGTCGCTATCGCATTATTGCGACGTCGAGCTCGCGTCATGCGCCGGCTTATTATCTGCTGACGGATGAGACGAACCTCACATCGCTTGGCGATTCAGTGCCGGGTGTGCCGAGTAACGGTCTCGCGGAAACGCAGCTGGTTTATTACAACGCGCGCGATGGCCTGCGCATTCCGGCGTTCTTGACGCTGCCGCTGGGCTATCGTCCGGGCGTTGATGCGCCGTTGCCGACGATCATCCAACCGCACGGGGGTCCGTGGGGCCGGAACGAAGCGGATTGGGGCGGCGGCGATATTCCTGTCACGCAATATTTCGCATCGCGCGGCTTTGCGGTGCTGCAACCGCAATTCCGCGGCTCGACGGGTTTCGGCAACGCGCTCTGGCGCGCCGGCGACGGCGAGTGGGGCCAGAAGATGCAGGACGACAAGGACGACGGTCTTGCCTGGCTCGTGGAGCAGGGCATCGCCGACCCGAACCGCGCGATGATCTACGGCTTCTCGTATGGCGGCTTTGCGGCCATCGCAGCGACCGTGCGTCCGAATCCGCCCTATCGCTGTGCAATTTCGGGCGCGGGCGTTGCGAGCTTGCAGCGTCTGGGCACATTGTGGAGCAGCAACCGCGTGCAGCGTCAGCTGCAGGGCACAACGGTGCGGGGTATGGACCCGCTCGAAAACGCCTCACGCGCGAGCATTCCAATTCTGCTTTATCACGGCGACTACGACACGGCGGCCGACATCTGGCACTCGGAGCGCTTTGCTGCGGCCTTGCGCTCTAACAACAAGCCGCACGAGTTCGTGGTGATTCCAGAAATGCCGCACGGTGCGGTAAATCCGGAGATGCGCCGTCGCGAGTTCCAACTCGTGGAGGACTTCATTCGCGGAACTTGCGGTATTTCCTACTGAAGTTTCGCCAAGAACGCCTAATCGGCAGACAAAGGCGCCCCCACATCGGTCTCCGGTGTGGGGGTTTTGTCACTTAATCGACGGGTGACGTTCAAACTTTGGTCACAGTTGTTGACGCCGCGCCTTTGGCCCCTCTAGCGTGGCCGCCTCGCGTACTGTTGAGGGTGCAGGGGTTCATTTATGTCGAAATCCAAGAAGAGTTTCTTCAAGAACTCTGTTGCTTTGGCGATGCTTGCTGGCGTCATGACCACGGGTCAGGCGTTCGCTCAGAACCAAACGACTGAGGAAGAAGCCGAAGAAGAAGAAGCCATTGTTGTTACGGGTTCGCGCATTCGCAGCGAATTCAACTCGGCTTCGCCAATCCAAGTCATCACCACCGATGCAGCGTCGCTGGCAGGCGTCACTGACACGGGCGACATGGTGCAGAGCTCGTCGCTCGCGGCCGGTTCGCCGCAGATCGACGCCACCATTTCGAGCGCCTTCGTCACCGACGGCGGCCCTGGCGCGCAAACGATCTCGCTGCGCGGCCTTGGCGCCAACCGCACGCTCGTTCTGCTGAATGGCCGCCGCGCTGGCCCTGCCGGTACGCGTGGCGCCGTTTCGGCGTTCGACTTGAACGTTCTCCCGCTCTCGATGATCGACCGTGTCGAAATCCTGAAGGACGGCGCATCCTCGATCTACGGTTCGGACGCCGTCGCCGGCGTTGTGAACATCATCACCCGCGACGATCTCGATGGCGGCGCGGCCACGCTGCGCTACTCCCTGCCGGAAGAAGACGGCGGCTCGGAAATCGCCGGCGACATCACCTGGGGCACCACGTTCGATCGCGGCTATTTCAACGTCTCGGTCGATTATTACCTGCAAGAAGAAACGCTTGCTGGTCAGCGCGACTACACCAATTGCGCCGTGGACCGCACCTGGGACGTGGCCACGGGCCTGCGTAACGACGTGATCGACTTGCGTACGGGCGAGCGCGCGTGCCGCAACAACGTCCGCACCGGCCTTGTTTGGCTCTATGACTATTCGGGCTCGGGCAATCTGCAGCGCGGCGTCGGCGCCAACTTCATCCAATACGACCCGACCGGTCAGATTGGTGTGGTGAACCCGGGTTCGATCTTCCCGACCCCTGGCGGCCCTGCAGAGCCAGGCGCTCCGGCGAATTGGTTCCAGGTTGACTACAACCGCGCCAGCCTTGGTCTGAACAACTCGAACTCACCGTTCGAGCAGAACTCGTCGGTCGTGCCGGAAATCGAACGCGCCACGTTCTTCACGAACGCTGGTTTCGACATCACGCCGCGCATCGAAGCGTACGCTGAAGTGCTGATGAACCGTCGCGAAACGGCGGTGAATGGCTTCCGCCAAGTCTGGACTTACCTCTACAGCTACGATTTGGGTGACTCGTTGAACCCGGGCTGGACGGGCATCACGGTGCTCAGCCCGACGCCGACCACGGATCACGCTGACGCGTCGCAACGCGTCGACTACATGCGCGCGGTTGCGGGCGTTCGCGGTGATTTCGACGGCTGGTTGAGCAATGTGAACTGGGACATCTACTTCCAGCACAGCCTCTCCGACGCCGAATACACCAATGATCGCATCCTCGCGGACGCTGTGTACTCGGCCGATGGTCGTAGCGATTTCGGCACGACGGGCCTGTTCAACGCGAACTCGATCCCGCGTCCGACCGCATCGTGCGTCGGCTACAATACGCCGATCTCGAACCGTCCTTGCGTGGACGTCGACTGGATGTCGGCGAACCTGATGTACGGCGGTGGTTTCTCCGCTGAGGAAGAAGCATTCCTCTACGGCGTTGAAACCGGCACGACCGAATACACGCAGACCTACGTCGAAGCGTCGATCGGAACAGACTTGTTCACGATGCCGGCCGGCAACGTGGCGGCAGTGCTCGGCGCAGTGATGCGTCAAGACGAACTGACCGACACGCCCGGCGAGATCACACTCGCTGGCAACGCGTGGGGCTCTTCGGCTTCGGGCATCACCCAAGGCGACGACACGACGACTGAAGTGTTCGGCGAATTGGCCATCCCGCTGCTGCGCGGGACTGAAGCCGGCGATCTCGAGGTCTCACTCTCGGGCCGCTACACGGACGTTGAATCGTTCGGCGAGGAATCCACCTACAAGTTCGGCGTCACCTGGCGTCCGAACTCGGAATTCCTTGTGCGCTTCACGCAAGGTACATCGTTCCGCGCTCCGGCGTTGTTCGAACTGTATCTGAACGGCGAAAGCTCCTTCGTGGGCCAACGCGCGGTCGATCCGTGCATCAACTGGGCGCAAAACCTGATCGACGGCGTGATCAGCCAACGTATCGCTGATAACTGCAACGCTGACGGCGTTCCGGGTAACTGGACGGGTGCTGGCTCGTCGGCGACGTCGTTCCGGAGTGGCGGCGCGGGCCTGTTGCAGGCGGAAACATCCGAGGCGCAGGTTCTGGGTCTCGTGTGGACGCCGAACTTCGCCAACCTCAGCGTTGCGGTCGATTACTTCGAGATCGAGGTCGAAAACGAAATCGCAGCGCTTGGTCCGGCTGCCATCGTGTTCGGCTGCTACAATTCGCTGAGCTTCCCGACAGATCCGCTCTGCGGCTTGTTCAATCGTGTTGGCGGCGGCGGCGCGAACCAGTACCTGATCGAGAACATCAATAACTCGTTCCTGAACATCAACTCGCAGGTCAACCGCGGCCTCGATTTGACGGCGCAATATGGTCACGAGTTCTCGTTCGGCGATCTGACGCTGGCGGCGCAAGCCACTTGGCAGTTCGAAGACACGCTCGAGCTGTTTGATGGTACGGGTCAGGACAATAACGGCCGCAACGGCGATCCTGACTTCGTCGGCAATCTCGATGCGCAATTCGAGCACGGCGATTGGACGTTCTTCTGGCGCACCCAATTCATCGGGCACGCGTCGGATATCGACACCATCCCGGATACGAACGGCGCGGGCACGATCCGTTACGACATCGACCAGGAGTTCATCACGTATCACTCGGCGTCGATCAGCCGTGACTTCGATCGCTGGGGCATCGTGCTTGGCTTGGCCAACCTGACCAACCAAGAGCCGCCCCAAGTGACGACCATCGGCGCCGCGGGCCAAAGCAATTTGGGCCCATCGCTGCTGGCTTCGCAGTATGACTATGTCGGTCGCCGCTTGTTCTTGCGCGTCTCGCGCGATTTCTAAAAGCGGTTAACGACCTGAAACTGATGGCGGTGCAGCTTGGCTGCACCGCCATTTTCATGTTTGGGTGTCGGCGAACGGAAGCGACGAACGACGATGGTGCAGACAGTTAGAATTAGTCTCGATCGGGACAATCTGAACGAAGAGGGCGCGCGTTTTGCGAAGGCGCCGCTGGCGAAGCCTGTTTTGCTGAACAGCGTGCCCAAGTGCGGTACGCACCTGATCCGCAACATTGTACGCATGTTTGTGCTGCCTGAGCAGCAATACGATCGCGACTTCCTGCAGCACGCGATCCTGCTCATGCATCGCGGCGCGCTCGATCCGGCCAAGCCGCAGCTGAGCTGGGGCCATCTGTTTTTCTCGGATGTCGCCGCCGTGTTGCTGCGCGATGTGAACCACATCGTGTTGGTGCGTGATCCCTATGATTGGGTGCTGGCGCGCACGCGGTTTTTTCTGTCCGAACAATTCAACGGCAATTTGAACCACATCAAGAATGGCGCGGCGGGCGTCCGCGAGGTGATGAACCTCATGATTTTCGGCGCGCTCGATAAAGCGCCGTCGCTAGCCGACATCTTCAATTTCAACGGCGTCGCTTGGCTCGGCGCCGGCGCGCATGTGATGCGCTATGAAGACATCATCAAGCACCTGAAGGCCATCGAAACGCCCGCGGCCGAGGCGTTCTTCCGCGATCTGATTTGCACCAAGGCGGGCATCACGGAATGGCCGGAGGATTGGAAGGAGCGGGTGCTGATCGGCTCTGACCGCAAACACAGCGGCACCGCCCGCGAGCATCTGCGCCATGACATCGAAGTGCCGGAGGTGCTGCCCGACATGCAGAAGCGGCTGGTGGATTACCACGCGCCGGGCCTGCGCCAGATCCTGGGCTATGCCTGATCTGGGCGATCGGGGCGGCGCGCGGGATCGCGCTGCCATAGCCGGTCCAAAAGCGGGCGTTTCGGGCTGAAAGGGCGGGTCAGCCACCTTGACGCCCATGGGGCCCGCCAGTATGTGTCGCCCCTCATTCGGAACGGCTGCGGTCCCAAGCGTACGAACCGCCCCGCCGATTGGCTTTATCTAAGGCGCGCCACCTGGCGGTTCCCGGAAAAGGGCCCGCTTGGCGCGCTGTTCGAGTTTGAAAGTACGGAACGGAAGAGGCGAATGCCGACGATTAATCAGCTGATCCGCAAGCCGCGGTCCCCGAAGCCCGAGCGCAATAAGTCGCCGGCTCTTAAGGCCAGTCCGCAGCGTCGCGGCGTCTGCACGCGCGTTTACACCACGACCCCGAAGAAACCGAACTCGGCGCTTCGTAAGGTCGCCAAGGTCCGTCTCACCACCGGCATCGAAGCCGTGTGCTACATTCCGGGCGAAGGCCACAATCTGCAGGAGCACTCCGTGGTGCTCATCCGCGGCGGCCGCGTGAAGGACTTGCCGGGCGTTCGCTATCACATCCTGCGTGGTGTGCTCGATACCCAAGGCGTCAAAGACCGCCGCAAGCGCCGCTCGCTCTATGGCGCGAAACGACCGAAGTAAGGAAGAGATCAGATGTCCCGCCGTCACCGCGCCGAGCCGCGTCAAGTTCTGCCAGATCCCGTTTATGGCGATATCGTTCTGACCAAGTTCATGAACTACATCATGTACGAAGGTAAGAAGTCAGCCGCCGAGCAGATCGTCTATGGCGCGTTCGAAACCGTCGAAAAGAAGCTGAAGCGCCCGTCGATCGAAGCGTTCCACGATGCGTTGGCCAACGTCGCGCCGGCGATCGAGGTGCGTTCGCGTCGCGTCGGCGGCGCCACGTATCAGGTGCCGGTTGAAGTTCGCCCGGAGCGCCGTCAAGCGCTGGCGATCCGTTGGCTGGTTGGCGCTGCGCGCGCCCGCAACGAAAATACGATGCAAGAACGTCTGGCCGGCGAAATCCAAGACGCCGCCAACAATCGCGGCAACGCCGTGAAGAAGCGCGAAGACACGCACCGCATGGCGGAAGCGAACCGCGCCTTCTCGCACTATCGCTGGTAATCAGCTTAATCGCCGGCACGCGCCGGCTTTAGAGACCGCCGTTCCCCTGGGACGGCGGTCTAAACACGGACAGAATTGTCATGCCACGCCAGTATAAAATCGAAGATTATCGCAACTTCGGCATCATGGCCCACATCGATGCGGGCAAGACGACGACGACCGAGCGGATTCTCTTCTACTCCGGCAAGAGCCACAAGATTGGCGAAGTCCACGATGGCGCGGCCACGATGGACTGGATGGAGCAGGAGCAAGAGCGCGGCATCACCATTACGTCGGCTGCAACGACGACGTTCTGGAACGGCAAGCGCCTCAACATCATCGACACGCCCGGCCACGTCGATTTCACCATCGAAGTTGAGCGCAGCTTGCGCGTGCTCGACGGCGCTGTCGTCGTGCTCGACGGCAACCAAGGTGTTGAGCCGCAGACCGAAACCGTTTGGCGCCAAGGCGACAAGTACAAGGTTCCGCGGATCATCTTCGCGAACAAAATGGATAAGACCGGCGCTGACTTCTACATGTGCGTAGAAGACATCAAGAAGCGCTTGGGCGCGCGCCCGGTGCCGATGCAGCTGCCGATCGGCATCGAGTCGGGCTTCAAGGGCCTCGTCGATCTCGTCGAGATGAAAGCCATCATTTGGCAGGATGAAAGCCTCGGCGCGAAGTTCGACATCGTCGAGATTCCGGACGACATGAAGGAGAAGGCCGCCGAGTATCGCGCGGCGCTGGTCGAAGCCGCCGTCGAAATGGACGACGACGTGATGGCCGCGTACCTTGACGGCCAAGAGCCGGACACGGCGACGCTGAAGCGTCTCATCCGCTTGGCCGTGTTGAAGGCCGCTTGGTATCCGATGTTCCTGGGCTCGGCGTTCAAGAACAAGGGCGTGCAGCCGCTGCTCGACGCCGTTGTCGATTATCTCCCGAACCCGCTCGACCGTCCCGCCATCAAGGGCGTCGACATGGACGATCCGGAAAAAGAACTCACGCGTCCGTCGAGCGACAGCGAACCGCTTTCGCTGCTGGCGTTTAAGATCATGGACGACCCGTTCGTCGGCACGATCACGTTCTGCCGCATCTATTCGGGTGTGTTGAACGCGGGCGACGCGCTGCTGAACTCGACGCGCGACAAGAAAGAGCGCGCCGGCCGTATGCTGCTGATGCACGCCAACAACCGCGAAGACATCAAGGAAGCCTTCGCCGGCGACATCGTCGCACTTGGCGGTTTGAAGGAAGTCCGCACCGGCGACACGCTGTGCGATCCGAACAAGCCGGTCATCCTTGAGCGTATGGAATTCCCGGAGCCGGTTATCGAAGTGGCCGTTGAGCCGAAGTCGAAAGCCGACCAGGAAAAGCTGGGCGTTGCGTTGCAGAAGCTCGCCGCGGAAGATCCGTCCTTCCGCGTGTCGACCGATCAGGAATCGGGTCAGACCATCCTCAAGGGGATGGGCGAACTCCACCTGGACATCAAGATCGACATTCTGCGTCGTACGTACAAAGTCGAAGCCAATGTCGGCGCGCCGCAGGTTGCGTATCGCGAGAAGCTCGGCAAAGCCGCGACCATTCTCTACACGCACAAGAAGCAAACCGGCGGTTCGGGCCAGTTCGCCGAAGTGAAGATCGAGTTCGAGCCGGGCGAACCAGGCTCGGGCTTCAAGTTCGAGAACAAGATCATCGGCGGCAACGTGCCGAAGGAATACGTGCCGGGCGTCGAAAAGGGCCTGATGATGGCCAAGGAAAACGGCTTGCTCGCCGGCTTCCCGGTCATCGACGTCACCGCGCGCCTGGTGGACGGCAAGTATCACGACGTCGACTCCAACGTCCTGACGTTCCAGATCGCGGCGCAAGCTGCGTTCCGCGAACTCAAGGAAAAGGGCGATGCGCGTCTGCTCGAGCCGGTCATGAAGGTCGAAGTCACGAGCCCGGAAGAATATGTCGGCTCGGTGATCGGCGATCTGAACTCGCGTCGCGGCATGATCCAAGGCCAGGACATGCGCGGCAACGCCACGATCATCAACGCACAAGTGCCGCTGGCCAACATGTTCGGCTACGTGAACACGCTGCGTTCGTTCTCACAGGGCCGCGCGTCCTACGTGATGGAATTCTCGCACTACGAAGAAGTGCCGAAGGCCGTTGCGACGGAAGTGCTGGCAAAGCTCCGCGCC is drawn from Vitreimonas flagellata and contains these coding sequences:
- a CDS encoding alpha/beta hydrolase family protein is translated as MVSVRNLRLFVMTLFMCAMAPVAFAQTRTPLPLETLTREPFLSQVQLSPDGEHMAALSSLDGETTQIAIWRTGALNENPRRFGIGGAAARQNVDFSSIQWVSNDRLLVLMQQPVRVGSGSEGRFYTAMARFVNLDGSQWIEPLAQGGRRTEMERFADKFLSVQLIDTLPREPNHVLMLRSTMDEDAIYRVDVRTGRGEVVQRISSREGILPIVDSAGRVRLKQTIDFVDGDWTIGFEIADANGTWQRHDALTYTARARRGLTALGFDPQNEDIVVFLDDQNRDLAYVRGYSISQRAFVEDMFQHPQYEASGVIMDRPGLVPASIVGFRYNGDAERSFYTDPTYRALAESIERRLPGRIVRIGPRNGRYRIIATSSSRHAPAYYLLTDETNLTSLGDSVPGVPSNGLAETQLVYYNARDGLRIPAFLTLPLGYRPGVDAPLPTIIQPHGGPWGRNEADWGGGDIPVTQYFASRGFAVLQPQFRGSTGFGNALWRAGDGEWGQKMQDDKDDGLAWLVEQGIADPNRAMIYGFSYGGFAAIAATVRPNPPYRCAISGAGVASLQRLGTLWSSNRVQRQLQGTTVRGMDPLENASRASIPILLYHGDYDTAADIWHSERFAAALRSNNKPHEFVVIPEMPHGAVNPEMRRREFQLVEDFIRGTCGISY
- a CDS encoding TonB-dependent receptor domain-containing protein, which produces MSKSKKSFFKNSVALAMLAGVMTTGQAFAQNQTTEEEAEEEEAIVVTGSRIRSEFNSASPIQVITTDAASLAGVTDTGDMVQSSSLAAGSPQIDATISSAFVTDGGPGAQTISLRGLGANRTLVLLNGRRAGPAGTRGAVSAFDLNVLPLSMIDRVEILKDGASSIYGSDAVAGVVNIITRDDLDGGAATLRYSLPEEDGGSEIAGDITWGTTFDRGYFNVSVDYYLQEETLAGQRDYTNCAVDRTWDVATGLRNDVIDLRTGERACRNNVRTGLVWLYDYSGSGNLQRGVGANFIQYDPTGQIGVVNPGSIFPTPGGPAEPGAPANWFQVDYNRASLGLNNSNSPFEQNSSVVPEIERATFFTNAGFDITPRIEAYAEVLMNRRETAVNGFRQVWTYLYSYDLGDSLNPGWTGITVLSPTPTTDHADASQRVDYMRAVAGVRGDFDGWLSNVNWDIYFQHSLSDAEYTNDRILADAVYSADGRSDFGTTGLFNANSIPRPTASCVGYNTPISNRPCVDVDWMSANLMYGGGFSAEEEAFLYGVETGTTEYTQTYVEASIGTDLFTMPAGNVAAVLGAVMRQDELTDTPGEITLAGNAWGSSASGITQGDDTTTEVFGELAIPLLRGTEAGDLEVSLSGRYTDVESFGEESTYKFGVTWRPNSEFLVRFTQGTSFRAPALFELYLNGESSFVGQRAVDPCINWAQNLIDGVISQRIADNCNADGVPGNWTGAGSSATSFRSGGAGLLQAETSEAQVLGLVWTPNFANLSVAVDYFEIEVENEIAALGPAAIVFGCYNSLSFPTDPLCGLFNRVGGGGANQYLIENINNSFLNINSQVNRGLDLTAQYGHEFSFGDLTLAAQATWQFEDTLELFDGTGQDNNGRNGDPDFVGNLDAQFEHGDWTFFWRTQFIGHASDIDTIPDTNGAGTIRYDIDQEFITYHSASISRDFDRWGIVLGLANLTNQEPPQVTTIGAAGQSNLGPSLLASQYDYVGRRLFLRVSRDF
- the rpsL gene encoding 30S ribosomal protein S12 → MPTINQLIRKPRSPKPERNKSPALKASPQRRGVCTRVYTTTPKKPNSALRKVAKVRLTTGIEAVCYIPGEGHNLQEHSVVLIRGGRVKDLPGVRYHILRGVLDTQGVKDRRKRRSLYGAKRPK
- the rpsG gene encoding 30S ribosomal protein S7, whose protein sequence is MSRRHRAEPRQVLPDPVYGDIVLTKFMNYIMYEGKKSAAEQIVYGAFETVEKKLKRPSIEAFHDALANVAPAIEVRSRRVGGATYQVPVEVRPERRQALAIRWLVGAARARNENTMQERLAGEIQDAANNRGNAVKKREDTHRMAEANRAFSHYRW
- the fusA gene encoding elongation factor G, encoding MPRQYKIEDYRNFGIMAHIDAGKTTTTERILFYSGKSHKIGEVHDGAATMDWMEQEQERGITITSAATTTFWNGKRLNIIDTPGHVDFTIEVERSLRVLDGAVVVLDGNQGVEPQTETVWRQGDKYKVPRIIFANKMDKTGADFYMCVEDIKKRLGARPVPMQLPIGIESGFKGLVDLVEMKAIIWQDESLGAKFDIVEIPDDMKEKAAEYRAALVEAAVEMDDDVMAAYLDGQEPDTATLKRLIRLAVLKAAWYPMFLGSAFKNKGVQPLLDAVVDYLPNPLDRPAIKGVDMDDPEKELTRPSSDSEPLSLLAFKIMDDPFVGTITFCRIYSGVLNAGDALLNSTRDKKERAGRMLLMHANNREDIKEAFAGDIVALGGLKEVRTGDTLCDPNKPVILERMEFPEPVIEVAVEPKSKADQEKLGVALQKLAAEDPSFRVSTDQESGQTILKGMGELHLDIKIDILRRTYKVEANVGAPQVAYREKLGKAATILYTHKKQTGGSGQFAEVKIEFEPGEPGSGFKFENKIIGGNVPKEYVPGVEKGLMMAKENGLLAGFPVIDVTARLVDGKYHDVDSNVLTFQIAAQAAFRELKEKGDARLLEPVMKVEVTSPEEYVGSVIGDLNSRRGMIQGQDMRGNATIINAQVPLANMFGYVNTLRSFSQGRASYVMEFSHYEEVPKAVATEVLAKLRA